In one Bryobacteraceae bacterium genomic region, the following are encoded:
- a CDS encoding alpha/beta hydrolase, with product MNRMVWILACVAALVAQNGPTPPLTIPPGVEVKKDLVYARYGSREMHLDLYLPASGTSRPAVVYIHGGGWRNGSKNAFSRQAAHMAGRGFVGASIEYRLSGEATWPAAMHDAKAAVRWMRANAKAYGIDPKRIGAAGGSAGGHLVGMLGVTAGRTDLEGAGGSAGESSEVIAVAAFNPAVDLVSFGKSAPGNASNSVSAFLGGTFAERPAVWELATPITHVSAKSARFLFLHGDADTTVPIQQSIDMMEKLKASGVEAELMTAPGAVHGFFNRPPWFAPTLERMEQFFEKTLK from the coding sequence ATGAATCGAATGGTTTGGATACTGGCTTGCGTGGCGGCGCTGGTGGCGCAGAATGGGCCGACACCGCCTTTGACGATTCCCCCCGGCGTGGAAGTGAAGAAGGATCTCGTCTACGCGAGGTATGGATCGCGCGAGATGCATCTCGATTTGTACCTGCCCGCGTCCGGAACGAGCCGTCCGGCCGTGGTGTACATTCACGGAGGCGGGTGGCGCAATGGGAGCAAGAACGCGTTTTCGCGTCAGGCTGCGCATATGGCCGGGCGGGGGTTCGTGGGCGCGTCGATTGAATACCGGCTGAGCGGCGAGGCGACGTGGCCGGCGGCGATGCACGACGCCAAGGCAGCCGTCCGATGGATGCGGGCGAACGCCAAGGCGTATGGGATCGATCCGAAGCGGATCGGCGCGGCGGGCGGATCGGCGGGCGGGCACCTGGTTGGGATGCTGGGCGTGACGGCCGGCCGCACGGATCTCGAAGGCGCCGGAGGAAGCGCGGGCGAGTCCAGTGAGGTGATCGCGGTGGCGGCGTTCAACCCGGCGGTGGATCTTGTTTCGTTCGGGAAGAGCGCGCCGGGAAACGCGTCGAACAGCGTATCGGCGTTTCTGGGAGGGACGTTCGCAGAGAGGCCGGCGGTATGGGAGTTGGCGACGCCGATCACGCATGTTTCGGCGAAATCCGCCCGGTTCTTGTTTCTTCACGGCGACGCGGATACGACGGTGCCGATTCAGCAGTCGATCGATATGATGGAAAAGCTGAAGGCCTCGGGGGTGGAGGCGGAATTGATGACGGCGCCGGGTGCGGTCCACGGGTTCTTCAATCGTCCTCCGTGGTTCGCTCCGACGCTCGAGCGCATGGAGCAGTTTTTCGAGAAGACGCTGAAGTAG
- a CDS encoding ROK family protein: protein MNENGRPHTLCVDIGGTGIKALVVDDHGAPLTGRFREKTPEQATPEAVVAIVEKLAAQAGGFDRVSVGFPGVIKNGVVATAPNLDGPWTGFDIDRMLEARLGKAVLTENDAAVQGLGAVSGSGLEMVATLGTGLGAALYRDGKLAAGVEIAHHLFRKRRTYEECLGKKGLKKSGAMKWNRRLREAIRNWENLFHFDRLYLGGGNAGLVERPLPANVEIAPNVNGLLGGIALWKGRA from the coding sequence ATGAATGAGAATGGAAGGCCCCATACGTTATGCGTGGATATCGGCGGAACGGGGATCAAGGCGCTGGTGGTGGATGACCACGGCGCGCCGTTGACCGGCCGGTTCCGTGAGAAGACGCCGGAACAGGCGACGCCCGAGGCGGTTGTCGCCATCGTGGAGAAGCTGGCGGCGCAGGCGGGCGGCTTCGACCGGGTCTCCGTTGGTTTTCCCGGAGTGATCAAGAACGGCGTGGTGGCGACGGCGCCGAACCTGGACGGCCCGTGGACCGGTTTCGACATCGACCGCATGCTGGAAGCGCGGCTGGGCAAGGCGGTGCTGACGGAGAACGATGCCGCCGTGCAGGGGCTGGGCGCGGTGTCGGGCAGCGGGTTGGAGATGGTGGCGACGCTCGGGACAGGGCTCGGCGCGGCGCTCTACCGCGACGGGAAGCTGGCCGCCGGAGTGGAGATCGCGCATCATTTGTTCCGCAAGCGCCGCACGTACGAGGAATGCCTCGGGAAGAAAGGATTGAAGAAGTCAGGCGCCATGAAGTGGAACCGGAGACTGCGGGAGGCGATCCGTAATTGGGAGAACCTGTTTCACTTCGACCGTCTGTACCTCGGCGGAGGGAATGCCGGGTTGGTGGAACGGCCGCTTCCGGCGAACGTGGAGATCGCGCCGAACGTGAACGGCCTTCTTGGCGGGATCGCGCTGTGGAAGGGACGGGCATAG
- a CDS encoding sulfatase-like hydrolase/transferase has translation MNTTRRQFLGGTAGVATLAAAGGRPNLLLLFPDQWRPDWGGWNGNLDVRTPNLNTLRKRGIEFTRATVASPLCAPSRACLASGRAYERCGVINNGQDYPLDQPTFYTLLRESGYHTMACGKIDLHKKTLDWGVDGKRSTGDWGFSDAIDNAGKRDAPRSARDGQPKDPYMAMLRKRGLMQTHIDDFAHREEYKDTNPTPLPDDAYCDNWIGQNGLDLLRRAPSGKPWFLQVNFTGPHGPMDITRAMEKRVRGRKFPGPFRSHQYDAAIHNAIRENYTAMCENLDLWVGRYLEELRKRGELDNTIVIFSSDHGEMLGDHNRWGKTVPYWQSAGVPMIAAGPGIKAGVRSAELASILDFGATFLDYGGVARPASMDSRSLRGLFEGKVKRHRECATSGLNDWRMAWDGRYKLVTGFDPAASGKQAGPGTPLLFDLAEDREEANNLHAARPELVRKLAEMLHG, from the coding sequence GTGAACACAACCAGGCGACAGTTTCTCGGGGGCACGGCCGGCGTTGCGACGCTAGCGGCTGCCGGGGGGCGCCCCAATCTGCTGTTGTTGTTTCCCGACCAGTGGCGTCCGGACTGGGGCGGATGGAACGGCAACCTCGACGTCCGCACGCCGAACCTGAACACGTTGCGCAAACGCGGCATCGAGTTCACCCGCGCGACAGTGGCGTCGCCGTTGTGCGCGCCGTCCCGCGCGTGTCTGGCATCCGGCCGCGCCTACGAGCGCTGCGGCGTGATCAACAACGGCCAGGACTATCCGCTAGACCAACCGACGTTCTACACGCTACTGCGGGAATCGGGCTATCACACGATGGCCTGCGGCAAGATCGACCTGCACAAGAAGACGCTCGACTGGGGCGTGGATGGGAAGCGGTCCACCGGCGATTGGGGGTTCTCCGACGCCATCGACAACGCCGGCAAGCGCGACGCTCCGCGCAGCGCCCGCGACGGGCAGCCGAAGGATCCCTACATGGCGATGCTGCGAAAGCGCGGGCTGATGCAGACGCACATCGACGACTTCGCGCATCGCGAGGAATACAAGGATACGAACCCGACGCCGCTCCCTGACGATGCCTACTGCGACAACTGGATCGGGCAGAACGGGCTGGATCTGCTGCGGCGGGCCCCATCCGGCAAGCCGTGGTTCCTGCAGGTGAACTTTACCGGACCGCACGGGCCGATGGATATCACGCGTGCGATGGAGAAGCGTGTCCGGGGGCGCAAGTTCCCGGGCCCCTTCCGCAGCCATCAGTACGACGCGGCGATCCACAACGCGATTCGCGAGAACTACACCGCGATGTGCGAGAACCTCGACCTGTGGGTAGGCCGGTATCTGGAAGAACTGCGCAAACGCGGCGAACTGGATAACACGATCGTGATCTTCTCGAGCGACCACGGGGAGATGCTGGGCGACCACAACCGTTGGGGAAAGACCGTGCCTTACTGGCAGAGCGCCGGCGTGCCGATGATCGCGGCTGGGCCTGGAATCAAGGCGGGCGTGAGGTCCGCCGAGTTGGCGAGCATCCTCGATTTCGGTGCGACGTTTCTCGACTACGGCGGCGTTGCGCGGCCCGCGTCGATGGATAGCCGGTCCCTACGGGGACTGTTCGAGGGGAAGGTCAAGCGTCATCGCGAATGCGCCACAAGCGGATTGAACGACTGGCGCATGGCGTGGGATGGGCGCTACAAGCTAGTGACGGGGTTTGACCCGGCGGCGTCCGGCAAACAGGCCGGGCCGGGAACGCCGTTGCTGTTCGACCTGGCCGAGGATCGCGAGGAGGCGAACAACTTGCACGCGGCGCGGCCCGAGTTGGTCCGCAAGCTCGCCGAGATGCTGCACGGGTGA
- a CDS encoding M81 family metallopeptidase produces MRISILFLFAAFAMAQSRPVIGMGGIVHETNTFNPRKTTLADFETGIGGAKGILRGQEIIDRSVSANNTIAGFIAGARATRLDLYPTIVAGPQTIGAVRDAAFESLLKELLGGLRAAPKLDGILLFLHGTMVTESHPHADAEVVRRVRQVFGEKIPIVVVHDFHANVSEEIVRMTTALLTYKECPHLDAREQGERGARLMADIVAGKVRPTQAIVKPPMLFNILFHNTYAEPLKPVTDASKAAERNPKVLAASVSGGYQYADIPAMGPSAVVVTDNDPALARSEAERLANMLWGLREKLVFRAPTTAEAVDMAMHNGKYPVTLMDAGDNIGGGSAGDSTFVLSQLLEQKAEGWAMTIADPAAVDAAIRTGVGGAFDMAVGGKTDKMHGEPVRIRGRVKSIHDGRFVEPAVRHGGGRYWDMGVSALIEVEGSTPDLPNYLLLTPKRVIPFSLHQLISVGVYPDRMKILVAKGTIAPRAAYEPVSARIIAVDSGGVTSMNPARFQYKHVRPNLFGMK; encoded by the coding sequence GTGCGTATTTCAATCCTCTTTCTGTTTGCCGCTTTCGCCATGGCCCAATCGCGGCCGGTCATCGGCATGGGCGGCATTGTCCACGAGACGAATACGTTCAACCCGCGGAAGACGACGCTGGCCGATTTCGAGACCGGTATCGGCGGCGCCAAAGGCATCCTTCGCGGCCAGGAGATCATCGACCGGTCGGTCAGCGCCAACAACACGATCGCCGGCTTCATCGCCGGAGCGCGCGCCACCAGATTGGACCTGTATCCAACGATCGTCGCCGGCCCGCAGACGATCGGCGCCGTGCGGGACGCCGCGTTCGAATCGCTGCTGAAGGAACTCCTCGGCGGCCTGCGCGCTGCGCCGAAGCTCGATGGGATCCTGCTGTTCCTGCACGGCACGATGGTGACCGAAAGCCATCCTCACGCCGACGCCGAGGTGGTGCGCCGGGTACGGCAGGTGTTCGGCGAGAAGATCCCAATTGTCGTGGTCCACGATTTCCATGCCAACGTTTCCGAGGAGATCGTGCGGATGACAACGGCGCTGCTCACCTACAAGGAGTGCCCGCACCTGGACGCGCGCGAGCAAGGAGAGCGGGGCGCGCGCCTCATGGCGGATATCGTCGCGGGCAAGGTAAGGCCCACGCAGGCGATCGTGAAGCCGCCGATGCTGTTCAACATCCTGTTCCACAACACGTACGCGGAGCCGTTGAAACCGGTGACCGACGCGAGCAAGGCGGCCGAGCGAAACCCCAAGGTGCTGGCGGCCAGCGTTTCGGGCGGCTACCAGTACGCCGATATTCCTGCGATGGGCCCTAGCGCGGTGGTGGTCACCGATAACGATCCGGCGCTCGCCCGCAGCGAAGCCGAGCGGCTCGCGAACATGCTTTGGGGGCTCCGCGAGAAGCTGGTGTTCCGCGCGCCGACGACGGCCGAAGCCGTTGACATGGCGATGCACAACGGGAAGTATCCGGTGACTCTCATGGACGCGGGCGACAATATCGGCGGTGGTTCGGCTGGCGACAGCACGTTCGTCCTTTCGCAGTTACTCGAACAGAAGGCTGAAGGCTGGGCGATGACGATCGCCGATCCGGCCGCAGTGGACGCCGCGATCCGCACCGGCGTGGGCGGCGCGTTCGACATGGCCGTTGGCGGGAAGACGGACAAGATGCACGGCGAGCCGGTTCGTATCCGCGGACGCGTGAAATCGATTCACGACGGCCGCTTCGTGGAACCGGCGGTTCGCCACGGCGGCGGGCGCTACTGGGACATGGGCGTTTCCGCTCTGATCGAAGTGGAGGGTTCCACACCGGATCTTCCGAACTACCTGCTGCTCACGCCGAAGCGGGTGATCCCGTTCAGCCTGCATCAACTGATCAGTGTGGGCGTCTATCCGGATCGCATGAAGATCCTGGTGGCGAAGGGCACGATCGCTCCGCGCGCCGCCTATGAGCCGGTGTCGGCACGGATCATCGCGGTGGATTCCGGCGGCGTTACTTCGATGAACCCGGCGCGATTTCAGTACAAACACGTGCGGCCAAATTTGTTCGGAATGAAGTAG
- a CDS encoding dodecin family protein encodes MSVARVTEVCASSPVSFDDAVAAAVQRAAATLENITGAWISDRYVKVTAGRISEYRVRLRISFLLHD; translated from the coding sequence ATGAGCGTGGCCCGGGTTACCGAAGTTTGCGCATCCTCTCCGGTGAGCTTCGACGACGCGGTCGCCGCAGCCGTGCAACGCGCGGCGGCGACGCTGGAAAATATCACTGGAGCATGGATTTCGGACCGATACGTGAAAGTGACCGCCGGCCGGATTTCCGAATACCGGGTCCGGCTGCGGATCAGCTTTCTCCTCCACGACTGA
- a CDS encoding FAD:protein FMN transferase → MGTLFRIVLHAPDEAAAKRAFDGAFAIARDLDARLSDYKPDSELNRLCRAGEGTVSAELFGVLRLAREVARKTGGAFDPAAGALIRLWRRGRAAGSLPKEEAIAAARKASGWRHVEFDRRRRRVRLTAPGIQLDLGGIAKGWAADRMLDCLRGAGIDQALVAASGDLAIGAAPPGRRGWRVSLGEGGPVEELRHCAVSTSGPAEQSAVLNGVRYSHIVDPRTGWALRESKPVTVVAARGALADALATALSVEPGLRLDSWRKVRVLR, encoded by the coding sequence ATGGGCACGCTGTTCCGGATCGTGCTCCATGCTCCGGACGAAGCGGCGGCCAAGCGGGCGTTCGATGGCGCCTTCGCGATCGCGCGGGATCTTGACGCGCGGCTCTCCGACTACAAGCCAGACAGCGAGTTGAACCGGCTTTGCCGGGCTGGCGAAGGCACGGTGTCGGCGGAGTTGTTCGGCGTGCTGCGACTGGCCCGCGAGGTTGCGCGCAAGACGGGCGGTGCGTTCGATCCGGCCGCGGGTGCGTTGATCCGGCTGTGGCGGCGGGGGCGCGCGGCGGGTTCGCTTCCCAAGGAGGAGGCGATCGCGGCGGCGAGGAAAGCGTCCGGGTGGCGGCACGTCGAGTTCGACAGGCGCCGCCGGCGGGTGCGATTGACCGCGCCGGGGATTCAACTCGATCTTGGTGGAATCGCGAAGGGATGGGCGGCGGACCGGATGCTCGACTGCCTGCGGGGCGCGGGCATAGATCAGGCGCTGGTTGCGGCGAGCGGCGATCTGGCGATCGGGGCGGCTCCGCCGGGACGGCGCGGATGGCGCGTGTCGTTGGGCGAGGGCGGTCCGGTGGAGGAACTGCGCCATTGCGCGGTGTCGACGTCGGGACCCGCTGAGCAGAGCGCGGTCCTCAATGGCGTAAGATACTCGCATATCGTTGACCCGCGGACCGGGTGGGCGCTGCGGGAATCAAAGCCCGTGACGGTGGTCGCGGCCCGGGGGGCGCTTGCAGACGCTCTTGCCACGGCGCTTTCCGTGGAGCCCGGGTTACGATTGGACTCCTGGAGGAAAGTGAGAGTACTGCGATGA
- a CDS encoding sulfatase, whose product MPTRRELFAAAPAFLQNTAKAKNIVLLIADDLGLHTGAYGDATAKTPNLDRMAAEGIRFTNAYCTTASCSASRSVILSGLQNHTSGHFGHAHAPHNFSYLPAVKSAPELLRARGYRTGVIAKLHVNPLYQFPWDMNATNEGGRDVHAVARRAREFVQASQGKPFYLHVGFTDPHRAGNGFANRDYPGVTRNRFDPAKVRLPAYLPDNRPTREEVAEYYEASNRLDQGVGMIFDVLREAGQLDNSLVVFISDNGMPFPNAKTNCYDAGLHLPMIVRAPGARRGVLNNAMVNWTDLLPTFLEWSGAKGPDYPLQGKSLLPVLDQENPTGRDEVFFSHTFHEVTTYYPVRGMRNRRFKYIRNLYPELSYPHASDLWASKTWQSVLAEGERAKVGGRAVGAYLHRTKEELYDVSRDPDELENLAGTSAHRETLEKMRRRVQEWRVDTKDPWLTQSLYDGEEIPGRPPPNVPAGRKKG is encoded by the coding sequence ATGCCGACCCGCCGCGAACTGTTTGCCGCAGCGCCCGCTTTTCTGCAGAACACCGCCAAAGCGAAGAACATTGTGCTGTTGATCGCCGATGACTTGGGCCTGCACACTGGCGCTTACGGCGACGCCACCGCGAAGACCCCGAATCTCGATCGCATGGCGGCGGAGGGGATCCGGTTCACGAACGCGTACTGCACAACCGCGTCATGCAGCGCGAGCCGGAGCGTGATTCTCAGCGGGCTGCAGAATCACACGTCCGGGCATTTCGGCCATGCGCATGCGCCGCACAACTTCTCGTACCTGCCGGCGGTGAAATCGGCTCCGGAGCTGCTGCGGGCGCGCGGGTATCGCACCGGTGTGATCGCCAAGCTGCACGTCAATCCGCTCTATCAGTTTCCTTGGGACATGAACGCAACCAACGAAGGCGGACGAGACGTGCACGCCGTGGCGCGGCGGGCGCGCGAGTTCGTGCAGGCGTCCCAAGGCAAGCCGTTCTACCTGCACGTGGGCTTCACCGATCCGCATCGCGCCGGCAATGGATTCGCTAATCGCGACTACCCGGGTGTGACGCGGAACCGGTTCGATCCGGCGAAAGTCCGGCTGCCCGCGTATCTGCCGGACAATCGCCCGACGCGCGAGGAGGTGGCCGAGTACTACGAAGCGTCGAACCGGTTGGACCAGGGCGTGGGCATGATTTTCGATGTGCTGCGGGAGGCGGGGCAGCTAGATAACTCGTTGGTGGTCTTCATCAGCGACAACGGGATGCCGTTCCCGAACGCGAAAACCAACTGCTATGACGCCGGGCTGCACCTGCCGATGATCGTGCGTGCGCCCGGAGCGCGCCGCGGCGTGTTGAACAACGCGATGGTCAATTGGACGGATCTGCTGCCGACGTTCCTCGAATGGTCGGGGGCGAAGGGTCCCGATTATCCGCTGCAGGGGAAGAGCCTGCTGCCTGTGCTGGACCAGGAGAATCCCACCGGGCGCGACGAGGTTTTCTTCTCGCACACGTTCCACGAGGTGACGACGTACTATCCGGTGCGCGGCATGAGGAATCGGCGCTTCAAATACATTCGCAACCTGTATCCGGAACTTTCCTATCCCCATGCCAGCGACCTATGGGCGTCAAAAACGTGGCAGAGCGTGCTCGCCGAAGGGGAGCGCGCGAAGGTGGGCGGGCGCGCGGTGGGGGCGTATTTGCATCGGACGAAGGAGGAGCTCTACGACGTCTCCCGCGATCCGGATGAACTGGAGAATCTGGCCGGAACCTCCGCGCACCGGGAGACGCTCGAGAAGATGCGCCGCCGCGTGCAGGAATGGCGCGTGGACACGAAAGATCCGTGGCTGACGCAGAGCTTGTATGATGGCGAAGAAATTCCGGGCAGGCCGCCGCCGAACGTTCCGGCGGGGCGAAAGAAGGGATAG